Proteins encoded within one genomic window of Agelaius phoeniceus isolate bAgePho1 chromosome Z, bAgePho1.hap1, whole genome shotgun sequence:
- the LOC129133169 gene encoding serine/threonine-protein kinase PAK 3-like, which translates to MEGVCAAAFTAFTVAYSGYFFTHLARHISRAWRESALWSPEGTSEPPVAVCLPEEEAQGEEDAQQSVPAATAGPEHAASSSTSSVLAPAGAAAEGSEGASSPQAGKCSGSSSCIWSTSSSSGSREQLGERTEDKCLAMLKMLVSEGDPEAEYTELETIGKGGFGTVCMAVETATGEEVAIKKISLLQESSSELCLNEIQVMRGNKHANLVNYVDSYLLDEELWLVMEYMDGGSLHNVIRETRLAEGEIAAVSRECLQGLDFLHSKQVIHRDVKSHNILLGLDGSVKLADFGLAAQLTAEQSKRRSAVGTTYWMAPEIFTRKLYGPKVDIWSFGIVGIEMVEGAPPYRMKTSRTVQELISSGGRPKLQKPRQQSAWLRDFLHCCLERDEDRRWSAQELLQHPFVTSAKPTSELTPLIMATQQFMANRRY; encoded by the exons ATGGAGGGAGTGTGTGCTGCAGCTTTCACGGCTTTTACCGTGGCTTATTCCGGGTACTTTTTCACCCACCTGGCAC GTCACATCAGCCGTGCCTGGAGAGAATCCGCTCTTTGG agcccagagggaACCTCGGAGCCTCCAGTGGCTGTGTGTCTTCCTGAAGAAGAGGCCCAAGGGGAGGAAGATGCCCAGCAAAGTGtacctgctgccactgcagggcctgagcaTGCAGCATCA AGCTCCACctcctctgtcctggcacctgcaggagctgcagcagaaggctCTGAAGGAGCCTCCAGTCCCCAAGCTGGCAAGTGCAGCGGGAGCAGCTCGTGCATCTGGAGCACCAGTagctcctctggcagcagagagcagctgggagagaggacAGAGGACAAGTGCCTGGCCATGCTGA agatgcTGGTGAGCGAGGGAGATCCTGAGGCTGAATACACAGAGCTGGAAACCATTGGCAAAGG gGGTTTCGGCACGGTGTGCATGGCAGTGGAGACTGCCACAGGAGAAGAG GTGGCCATAAAGAAAATTAGTCTCCTGCAAGAGAGCAGCAGCGAACTGTGCCTGAATGAAATCCAGGTCATGCGTGGCAATAAGCACGCCAACCTTGTCAACTATGTAGACAG CTACCTGCTGGACGAGGAACTCTGGCTCGTGATGGAATACATGGACGGAGGTTCCTTACACAATGTCATCAGGGAGACTCGCCTGGCAGAAGGAGAGATAGCAGCTGTCTCTCGGGAG tgcctgcaaggccTGGATTTCCTTCACTCCAAGCAAGTGATCCACCGGGACGTCAAAAGCCACAACATTCTCCTGGGTCTGGACGGATCCGTCAAGTTGG ctgattttggccttGCTGCTCAGCTGACCGCTGAGCAGAGCAAACGGAGATCAGCTGTTGGGACCACTTACTGGATGGCGCCAGAAATCTTCACCAGGAAGCTCtatggccccaaagtggacatctggtccttTGGCATTGTGGGGATCGAGATGGTGGAAGGGGCGCCTCCTTACCGGATGAAAACCTCCCGCACG GTTCAAGAGCTGATCAGCAGCGGGGGCAGGCCAAAGCTGCAGAAGCCCAGGCAGCAGTCGGCGTGGTTGCGAGActttctgcactgctgcctggagagggacgaggacaggcgctggtctgcccaggaactGCTGCAG CATCCGTTTGTAACATCAGCCAAGCCGACCTCCGAGCTGACGCCTCTGATCATGGCCACGCAGCAGTTTATGGCCAACAGGAGATACTAG
- the LOC129133186 gene encoding serine/threonine-protein kinase PAK 3-like — protein sequence MEGVCAAAFTAFTVAYSGYFFTHLARHISRAWRESALWSPEGTSEPPVAVCLPEEEAQGEEDAQQSVPAATAGPEHAASSSTSSVLAPAGAAAEGSEGASSPQAGKCSGSSSCIWSTSSSSGSREQLGERTEDKCLAMLKMLVSEGDPEAEYTELETIGKGGFGTVCMAVETATGEEVAIKKISLLQESSSELCLNEIQVMRGNKHANLVNYVDSYLLDEELWLVMEYMDGGSLHNVIRETRLAEGEIAAVSRECLQGLDFLHSKQVIHRDVKSHNILLGLDGSVKLADFGLAAQLTAEQSKRRSAVGTTYWMAPEIFTRKLYGPKVDIWSFGIVGIEMVEGAPPYRMKTSRTVQELISSGGRPKLQKPRQQSAWLRDFLHCCLERDEDRRWSAQELLQHPFVTSAKPTSELTPLIMATQQFMANRRY from the exons GTCACATCAGCCGTGCCTGGAGAGAATCCGCTCTTTGG agcccagagggaACCTCGGAGCCTCCAGTGGCTGTGTGTCTTCCTGAAGAAGAGGCCCAAGGGGAGGAAGATGCCCAGCAAAGTGtacctgctgccactgcagggcctgagcaTGCAGCATCA AGCTCCACctcctctgtcctggcacctgcaggagctgcagcagaaggctCTGAAGGAGCCTCCAGTCCCCAAGCTGGCAAGTGCAGCGGGAGCAGCTCGTGCATCTGGAGCACCAGTagctcctctggcagcagagagcagctgggagagaggacAGAGGACAAGTGCCTGGCCATGCTGA agatgcTGGTGAGCGAGGGAGATCCTGAGGCTGAATACACAGAGCTGGAAACCATTGGCAAAGG gGGTTTCGGCACGGTGTGCATGGCAGTGGAGACTGCCACAGGAGAAGAG GTGGCCATAAAGAAAATTAGTCTCCTGCAAGAGAGCAGCAGCGAACTGTGCCTGAATGAAATCCAGGTCATGCGTGGCAATAAGCACGCCAACCTTGTCAACTATGTAGACAG CTACCTGCTGGACGAGGAACTCTGGCTCGTGATGGAATACATGGACGGAGGTTCCTTACACAATGTCATCAGGGAGACTCGCCTGGCAGAAGGAGAGATAGCAGCTGTCTCTCGGGAG tgcctgcaaggccTGGATTTCCTTCACTCCAAGCAAGTGATCCACCGGGACGTCAAAAGCCACAACATTCTCCTGGGTCTGGACGGATCCGTCAAGTTGG ctgattttggccttGCTGCTCAGCTGACCGCTGAGCAGAGCAAACGGAGATCAGCTGTTGGGACCACTTACTGGATGGCGCCAGAAATCTTCACCAGGAAGCTCtatggccccaaagtggacatctggtccttTGGCATTGTGGGGATCGAGATGGTGGAAGGGGCGCCTCCTTACCGGATGAAAACCTCCCGCACG GTTCAAGAGCTGATCAGCAGCGGGGGCAGGCCAAAGCTGCAGAAGCCCAGGCAGCAGTCGGCGTGGTTGCGAGActttctgcactgctgcctggagagggacgaggacaggcgctggtctgcccaggaactGCTGCAG CATCCGTTTGTAACATCAGCCAAGCCGACCTCCGAGCTGACGCCTCTGATCATGGCCACGCAGCAGTTTATGGCCAACAGGAGATACTAG
- the LOC129133185 gene encoding serine/threonine-protein kinase PAK 3-like, translating into MEGVCAAAFTAFTVAYSGYFFTHLARHISRAWRESALWSPEGTSEPPVAVCLPEEEAQGEEDAQQSVPAATAGPEHAASSSTSSVLAPAGAAAEGSEGASSPQAGKCSGSSSCIWSTSSSSGSREQLGERTEDKCLAMLKMLVSEGDPEAEYTELETIGKGGFGTVCMAVETATGEEVAIKKISLLQESSSELCLNEIQVMRGNKHANLVNYVDSYLLDEELWLVMEYMDGGSLHDVIRETRLAEGEIAAVSRECLQGLDFLHSKQVIHRDVKSHNILLGLDGSVKLADFGLAAQLTAEQSKRRSAVGTTYWMAPEIFTRKLYGPKVDIWSFGIVGIEMVEGAPPYRMKTSRTVQELISSGGRPKLQKPRQQSAWLRDFLHCCLERDEDRRWSAQELLQHPFVTSAKPTSELTPLIMATQQFMANRRY; encoded by the exons ATGGAGGGAGTGTGTGCTGCAGCTTTCACGGCTTTTACCGTGGCTTATTCCGGGTACTTTTTCACCCACCTGGCAC GTCACATCAGCCGTGCCTGGAGAGAATCTGCTCTTTGG agcccagagggaACCTCGGAGCCTCCAGTGGCTGTGTGTCTTCCTGAAGAAGAGGCCCAAGGGGAGGAAGATGCCCAGCAAAGTGtacctgctgccactgcagggcctgagcaTGCAGCATCA AGCTCCACctcctctgtcctggcacctgcaggagctgcagcagaaggctCTGAAGGAGCCTCCAGTCCCCAAGCTGGCAAGTGCAGCGGGAGCAGCTCGTGCATCTGGAGCACCAGTagctcctctggcagcagagagcagctgggagagaggacAGAGGACAAGTGCCTGGCCATGCTGA agatgcTGGTGAGCGAGGGAGATCCTGAGGCTGAATACACAGAGCTGGAAACCATTGGCAAAGG gGGTTTCGGCACGGTGTGCATGGCAGTGGAGACTGCCACAGGAGAAGAG GTGGCCATAAAGAAAATTAGTCTCCTGCAAGAGAGCAGCAGCGAACTGTGCCTGAATGAAATCCAGGTCATGCGTGGCAATAAGCACGCCAACCTTGTCAACTATGTAGACAG CTACCTGCTGGACGAGGAACTCTGGCTCGTGATGGAATACATGGACGGAGGTTCCTTACACGATGTCATCAGGGAGACTCGTCTGGCAGAAGGAGAGATAGCAGCTGTCTCTCGGGAG tgcctgcaaggccTGGATTTCCTTCACTCCAAGCAAGTGATCCACCGGGACGTCAAAAGCCACAACATTCTCCTGGGTCTGGACGGATCCGTCAAGTTGG ctgattttggccttGCTGCTCAGCTGACCGCTGAGCAGAGCAAACGGAGATCAGCTGTTGGGACCACTTACTGGATGGCGCCAGAAATCTTCACCAGGAAGCTCtatggccccaaagtggacatctggtccttTGGCATTGTGGGGATCGAGATGGTGGAAGGGGCGCCTCCTTACCGGATGAAAACCTCCCGCACG GTTCAAGAGCTGATCAGCAGCGGGGGCAGGCCAAAGCTGCAGAAGCCCAGGCAGCAGTCGGCGTGGTTGCGAGActttctgcactgctgcctggagagggacgaggacaggcgctggtctgcccaggaactGCTGCAG CATCCGTTTGTAACATCAGCCAAGCCGACCTCCGAGCTGACGCCTCTGATCATGGCCACGCAGCAGTTTATGGCCAACAGGAGATACTAG